Proteins from a genomic interval of Microbacterium abyssi:
- a CDS encoding AAA family ATPase, with translation MHRVRAEVDKAVIGQAGTVTGLLVCLLSRSHVLLEGVPGVAKTLVVRSFARALGLDTKRVQFTPDLMPGDVTGSLVYDARTGEFEFRQGPVFTNILLADEINRTPPKTQAALLEAMEERQVSADGASRDLPDPFLVAATQNPIEHEGTYSLPEAQLDRFLMKLVVGMPERDAEVTVLRLHAGGFSPRELTGVEPAITAEEIRAAQDAAARVEVTDEVLGYVVDLARATRQSPSVLLGASPRASTALLAAAKAWAWLNGSTAVTPDHVQTMLVPVWRHRLQLRPDAEMEGVSADAVLASVIQQTRVPI, from the coding sequence ATGCACCGCGTGCGCGCCGAGGTCGACAAGGCCGTCATCGGTCAGGCGGGCACCGTCACCGGGCTCCTGGTCTGCCTGCTGTCCCGCAGCCACGTGCTGCTGGAGGGCGTGCCCGGCGTCGCCAAGACGCTGGTCGTTCGCTCGTTCGCCCGCGCGCTGGGCTTGGACACCAAGCGCGTGCAGTTCACCCCCGACCTCATGCCGGGTGACGTGACCGGCTCACTCGTGTACGACGCGCGCACCGGCGAGTTCGAGTTCCGTCAGGGGCCGGTGTTCACCAACATCCTGCTCGCCGACGAGATCAACCGCACGCCCCCGAAGACCCAGGCGGCGCTGCTGGAGGCGATGGAGGAGCGCCAGGTGTCCGCCGACGGCGCCAGCCGCGACCTTCCCGACCCGTTCCTCGTCGCCGCGACGCAGAACCCGATCGAGCACGAGGGAACCTATTCGCTGCCGGAGGCGCAGCTGGATCGGTTCCTCATGAAGCTGGTCGTCGGGATGCCGGAGCGCGACGCCGAGGTCACCGTCCTGCGGCTGCACGCCGGCGGCTTCTCACCGCGCGAGCTCACCGGCGTCGAGCCCGCGATCACGGCGGAGGAGATCCGCGCCGCTCAGGATGCCGCGGCTCGCGTCGAGGTCACCGACGAGGTGCTCGGCTACGTCGTCGACCTCGCCCGCGCCACCCGCCAGTCGCCGTCCGTGCTGCTCGGAGCGAGCCCTCGCGCGTCGACCGCCCTGCTGGCCGCCGCGAAGGCCTGGGCCTGGCTGAACGGGTCGACGGCGGTCACCCCGGATCACGTGCAGACCATGCTGGTGCCGGTGTGGCGGCACCGCCTGCAGCTGCGCCCGGACGCCGAGATGGAGGGCGTGTCTGCGGATGCCGTGCTCGCCTCGGTGATCCAGCAGACGCGGGTGCCGATCTAA